A single Amia ocellicauda isolate fAmiCal2 chromosome 9, fAmiCal2.hap1, whole genome shotgun sequence DNA region contains:
- the mc1r gene encoding melanocyte-stimulating hormone receptor: MNITTYNPLLRDHLEVHPHGFHGGGNVTNNISLGNQNYTGCTQITIPHEIFLTLGLVSLVENILVVLAIIKNRNLHSPMYYFICCLAVSDMLVSVSNVVETMFMLLFEQGVLLVTSDMMKQLDNVIDIMICSSVVSSLSFLSAIAADRYITIFYALRYHSIMTTQRAVAIIVIIWVTSTISSTLFIAYYTNTAVIICLITFFCIMLVFTAVLYLHMFILAHLHSKRINAIQKSRRQHQATSMKGAITLTILLGVFLICWGPFFLHLILILSCPKSPYCTCFSSFFNLFLILIICNSLIDPIIYAYRSQELRKTLKELVFCSCWFLA, encoded by the coding sequence ATGAACATCACAACTTACAACCCTTTGTTAAGGGATCACCTGGAGGTCCACCCTCATGGCTTTCACGGCGGGGGAAATGTTACCAACAACATCTCCCTTGGAAACCAGAACTACACTGGCTGCACGCAAATCACGATACCTCACGAGATCTTCCTGACCCTGGGCTTAGTCAGCTTGGTGGAGAACATCCTGGTGGTCCTCGCCATCATCAAGAACAGGAACCTGCACTCGCCCATGTATTACTTCATCTGCTGCCTGGCTGTCTCCGACATGCTGGTGAGCGTCAGCAATGTGGTGGAGACCATGTTTATGCTGCTGTTTGAACAAGGTGTGCTGCTGGTCACATCAGACATGATGAAGCAGCTGGACAATGTCATTGACATCATGATCTGCAGCTCAGTGGTGTCCTCACTGTCCTTCCTCAGCGCCATTGCCGCGGACCGCTACATCACCATCTTTTATGCTCTGCGTTACCATAGCATCATGACCACCCAGCGTGCTGTGGCCATAATTGTGATCATCTGGGTGACCAGCACCATCTCCAGCACCCTGTTCATCGCCTACTACACAAACACCGCCGTCATCATCTGCCTCATCACCTTCTTCTGCATAATGCTGGTGTTCACAGCTGTGCTCTACCTCCACATGTTCATCCTGGCTCATCTGCACTCCAAGCGCATCAATGCCATCCAGAAGAGCCGGCGCCAGCACCAGGCGACCAGCATGAAGGGTGCCATCACTCTCACTATTCTGCTGGGCGTCTTCCTCATCTGCTGGGGCCCCTTCTTCCTCCacctcatcctcatcctcagCTGCCCCAAAAGTCCCTACTGCACCTGCTTTTCCAGTTTCTTCAACCTCTTTTTAATACTCATCATCTGCAACTCGCTTATAGACCCCATCATATACGCCTACAGGAGCCAAGAACTCCGAAAGACTCTGAAAGAACTGGTGTTCTGCTCTTGTTGGTTCTTGGCATAG